ACCCTCCACGAAGCGCCGACCATGTTAGAGAAGCACGAGCAGTGGATGTCTCAGTTTGGGCGTGTCTATGCCAATGAGACCGAGAAGCAGACACGATTCGCAATATTCAAGAGCAATCTTGAGTATATTGAGTCTGTCAATCGAGATGGAAGCAAGCCGTACCGGCTAGGGCTCAATGCGTTTGCTGACCTGACAAATGAGGAATTCCGGACTACTCGAACTGGTTACAAGCCCAGCTTTCACTCAAAGTCGTCAGTCAGAACATCACCTTTTAGGTATGAGAATATATCTGAGATTCCTCCCAGCATGGATTGGAGGCAGAAAGGAGCTGTAACACCCATCAAGTACCAAGGAAATTGCGGTATGCatcattcttttctctttgatttttctttttttcgttcGAGAGTTTTTATTGCCACATTGGAATATTGAGAAGAAATCCCTCAGTATAGAGTTTACTACCCTATGAGCCTAATTTTTGGATTAAAATGTGAGTCCAGTCTTTTATAGGTCCAATgagaattttataatttttatttcattttggggGGTCATTTGAGAAATCTGACCTCTGTTATTATGTTGTTTGCTTTGAAAATCATAGGATGTTGTTGGGCATTCTCCGCTGTGGCAGCTGTGGAGGGGATTCACCAGCTCAGTACTGGTAGCCTGACCTCACTGTCGGAGCAAGAGTTGGTGGACTGTGTTGCCGATAACTATGGCTGCAAGGGCGGATGGATGGACACAGCCTTCAAGTACATTATTCAGAACAACGGCCTGACCACAGAAGACAATTACCCCTATCTAGCAGTTGATGGCACTTGCGATGCTGGCAAAGCATCCTCACC
The sequence above is drawn from the Punica granatum isolate Tunisia-2019 chromosome 5, ASM765513v2, whole genome shotgun sequence genome and encodes:
- the LOC116207224 gene encoding senescence-specific cysteine protease SAG12-like — encoded protein: MAFMSKLFLYVLIAILGLWPSKAQSRTLHEAPTMLEKHEQWMSQFGRVYANETEKQTRFAIFKSNLEYIESVNRDGSKPYRLGLNAFADLTNEEFRTTRTGYKPSFHSKSSVRTSPFRYENISEIPPSMDWRQKGAVTPIKYQGNCGCCWAFSAVAAVEGIHQLSTGSLTSLSEQELVDCVADNYGCKGGWMDTAFKYIIQNNGLTTEDNYPYLAVDGTCDAGKASSPAATITGYEDVPANSESALLNAVAKQPVSVALEGSGKDFQFYSSGVFMGECGTELTHAVTVVGYGIGEDGTKYWLIKNSWGTTWGEEGYMRIAREIDAAEGLCGIAKKASYPTAA